From one Fibrobacter sp. genomic stretch:
- a CDS encoding pentapeptide repeat-containing protein yields the protein MNMKRVSKFGLCLISALALNVFAQDNWEGKDLNVSFSNKRIDGFNFSNAKAVKNTTDFRRATGESPDFTGAKLPEVSFQNAVISGASFKNANLEKVVISGADIRSSSFKGANMEGANLYRATLLDSEFPQANLKNARLDAMKVSDQANFSKADLTMASVMDVDLTAADFSKANLTNANFSRSLMANSDLRKATLVKTDFTACNLIAANFKGNDLIDVNFAKAGLSQAEFGGVEFKNVNLQEADLSLTTFNDVDLSKTQLQKAKFAQSTLKNMNFNNQDLTGVIFDKGSVSKSEFQKTKLSKASFFDTEVSKNDFKEAELLKAVFDGAYVRKNIFDKADLTKANFANSTIERSDFILAQLGGVSFAGAKLEKVNFTNANMQGIKIDADTKMNDVDFSGANLEGAKIEKFTAKKVIYDNKTTFPSGFDPRQYGFTKRGEKAADIKVEGKKKKRSDDGDDEDQPKKKKKKKKKAAEEDDDE from the coding sequence ATGAATATGAAGAGAGTATCCAAGTTTGGTCTCTGCCTTATCAGCGCCCTTGCGCTGAACGTCTTCGCTCAGGATAACTGGGAAGGCAAGGACTTGAACGTTTCTTTTAGTAACAAGCGTATCGACGGTTTCAATTTCAGCAACGCCAAGGCTGTCAAGAACACCACCGACTTCCGTCGTGCTACTGGCGAAAGCCCGGACTTCACCGGTGCAAAGCTCCCCGAAGTTTCTTTCCAGAACGCTGTGATCAGCGGCGCAAGCTTCAAGAACGCCAACCTCGAAAAGGTTGTCATTAGCGGCGCCGACATCCGTTCTTCTTCCTTCAAGGGTGCAAACATGGAAGGTGCAAACCTCTACCGTGCAACCTTGCTGGATAGCGAATTCCCCCAGGCCAACCTCAAGAATGCCCGTCTGGACGCCATGAAGGTTTCCGACCAGGCAAACTTCAGCAAGGCAGACCTCACCATGGCATCCGTCATGGACGTAGACTTGACCGCAGCTGACTTCAGCAAGGCAAACCTGACCAATGCAAATTTCTCTCGCTCCTTGATGGCAAACAGCGACCTCCGCAAGGCCACCTTGGTCAAGACCGACTTTACCGCCTGTAACCTGATTGCAGCAAACTTCAAGGGCAACGACCTTATCGACGTGAACTTCGCCAAGGCCGGTCTTTCCCAGGCGGAATTTGGCGGTGTTGAATTCAAGAACGTCAACCTCCAGGAAGCAGACCTTTCTCTGACCACCTTTAACGACGTTGACCTTTCCAAGACCCAGCTCCAGAAGGCCAAGTTCGCTCAGTCCACCCTTAAGAACATGAACTTCAACAACCAGGACCTCACTGGTGTGATTTTCGATAAGGGCTCCGTCTCCAAGAGCGAATTCCAGAAGACCAAGCTTTCCAAGGCATCCTTCTTCGATACCGAAGTCAGCAAGAACGACTTCAAGGAAGCAGAACTCCTCAAGGCAGTCTTCGACGGTGCTTACGTCCGTAAGAACATCTTCGACAAGGCCGACCTTACCAAGGCAAACTTCGCCAACTCCACCATCGAACGTTCCGACTTCATCCTGGCTCAGCTGGGTGGTGTAAGCTTCGCCGGTGCAAAGCTGGAAAAGGTTAACTTCACCAACGCCAACATGCAGGGCATCAAGATCGACGCCGACACCAAGATGAACGACGTTGACTTCTCCGGTGCAAATCTGGAAGGCGCTAAGATCGAAAAGTTCACCGCCAAGAAGGTTATCTACGATAACAAGACCACCTTCCCGTCTGGTTTCGACCCTCGTCAGTACGGCTTCACCAAGCGCGGTGAAAAGGCTGCCGACATCAAGGTCGAAGGCAAGAAGAAGAAGCGTTCCGACGACGGCGACGATGAAGATCAGCCGAAGAAGAAGAAGAAAAAGAAGAAGAAAGCCGCTGAAGAAGACGACGACGAGTAA